A genomic window from Bacillus sp. BGMRC 2118 includes:
- a CDS encoding ABC transporter permease produces the protein MIRRIVSSPLTVFGFVVVLILLIFAAFAPWIAPHDPLEVDIVNKLQPPSSEHIFGTDEVGRDIFSRVIFGTRISLKIGLLVVVLSFPFGTIVGAIAGYFGGWIDTVIMRTTDIFLSFPGIILAMSIAAALGPSIENVLLALAVVWWPWYTRIVRSSVLSIKNSEFIESARALGASKFRILFKEILPNSIAPASIQASLDLGFVILSAAGLSFIGLGAQPPSPEWGAMLSSSREILREAWWAATFPGLAILVTVLGFNLLGDGLRDILDPKQR, from the coding sequence ATTAACTGTTTTCGGTTTTGTCGTTGTTCTCATATTACTCATCTTCGCAGCATTTGCACCATGGATTGCACCACATGATCCGTTAGAAGTCGACATTGTCAATAAGCTACAACCCCCGAGCTCCGAGCATATATTTGGCACAGATGAAGTTGGAAGAGATATTTTTAGCCGCGTTATCTTCGGTACAAGAATTTCGTTGAAGATTGGGTTACTCGTGGTTGTACTATCGTTTCCATTTGGAACGATAGTAGGGGCAATCGCTGGATACTTCGGAGGGTGGATTGACACCGTCATCATGAGAACAACTGATATTTTCTTATCGTTTCCAGGTATTATCCTGGCAATGTCGATTGCAGCAGCACTCGGACCATCGATTGAGAATGTGTTACTAGCCTTAGCAGTCGTCTGGTGGCCGTGGTACACACGGATTGTACGATCATCTGTTTTATCGATTAAAAACTCTGAGTTTATTGAATCAGCACGTGCACTAGGTGCTAGTAAATTTAGAATACTATTTAAAGAAATACTACCAAATTCCATCGCACCAGCTAGTATTCAAGCATCACTAGATTTAGGGTTTGTCATTTTATCAGCTGCTGGTCTAAGCTTTATCGGACTTGGTGCACAGCCTCCATCACCTGAATGGGGAGCCATGCTTTCCTCTAGTCGTGAAATCCTCAGAGAAGCATGGTGGGCTGCTACCTTCCCAGGGTTAGCTATTTTAGTCACTGTACTAGGATTTAACTTGCTAGGAGATGGATTGCGAGACATTCTGGATCCGAAGCAAAGATAA